The following coding sequences lie in one Syngnathus scovelli strain Florida chromosome 1, RoL_Ssco_1.2, whole genome shotgun sequence genomic window:
- the lsm11 gene encoding U7 snRNA-associated Sm-like protein LSm11 isoform X1 codes for MEEKERDRRSRISHRQEKDSASNSGASSGPRDDDTLKTDVCSERFDPLLALYSPTVPLPFPNIKCFNNVAEYESFLKGGRGRAKPENVEKRRLKALRGVADPERIERLKKLMVNKKSLEEEEGGGSRSSRAQQSRRRKPQKNVLTRMTLCKGSPLGELHRCVEQRIRVKVHIRTFKGLRGVCSGFVVAFDKFWNLAMVDVDETYREPLLGKALYHEKALTISRLFEKLKLQESSGGEGATTKHRVQVESGLCPPSKPKVTSEHSSAHPARHRSDDKSSGVPKGTKAGQEKECRAYGKVHTRHINQLFIRGENVLLVNPQPL; via the exons AtggaggagaaagagagagacaggCGAAGTAGGATATCACATCGTCAAGAAAAAGACTCCGCTTCCAATTCTGGTGCCTCATCGGGTCCACGGGATGATGACACGTTAAAAACAGACGTTTGTTCTGAAAGGTTTGACCCCCTTTTGGCCTTATACTCGCCCACGGTGCCGCTACCGTTTCCAAACATCAAATGTTTCAACAACGTCGCCGAGTACGAAAGTTTCCTGAAGGGGGGCCGTGGTAGAGCCAAGCCCGAGAATGTGGAGAAAAGGCGGCTGAAGGCACTGAGAGGAGTCGCAGACCCGGAGCGCATCGAGAGGCTCAAGAAGCTCATGGTGAACAAGAAGTcattggaggaggaggagggaggaggcaGCAGGAGCAGCCGCGCGCAGCAGTCACGGAGACGCAAGCCTCAGAAAAATGTGCTCACGAGGATGACGT TATGCAAAGGCAGTCCTTTGGGAGAACTGCATAGATGTGTGGAGCAGAGAATAAGAGTCAAAGTTCACATCAGGACCTTCAAAGGACTGAGGGGTGTGTGCTCTGGCTTTGTTGTGGCCTTTGACAAGTTCTGGAATTTG GCCATGGTGGACGTTGATGAAACGTACAGAGAGCCTCTTCTCGGGAAGGCGTTGTACCATGAGAAGGCCCTCACTATTTCACGG CTCTTTGAGAAGCTGAAGCTGCAGGAGAGCTCAGGAGGTGAAGGAGCAACAACAAAACACCGCGTCCAGGTAGAAAGCGGCCTGTGTCCGCCTTCAAAGCCAAAAGTGACTTCAGAACACTCATCCGCTCACCCTGCCAGGCACAGAAGTGACGACAAGTCATCAGGGGTACCAAAGGGCACCAAGGCAGGTCAGGAGAAAGAGTGCAGAGCGTATGGCAAGGTCCACACTCGCCACATCAATCAGCTATTTATCAGGGGAGAGAATGTTCTCCTGGTCAACCCTCAACCGCTCTGA
- the lsm11 gene encoding U7 snRNA-associated Sm-like protein LSm11 isoform X2 gives MEEKERDRRSRISHRQEKDSASNSGASSGPRDDDTLKTDVCSERFDPLLALYSPTVPLPFPNIKCFNNVAEYESFLKGGRGRAKPENVEKRRLKALRGVADPERIERLKKLMVNKKSLEEEEGGGSRSSRAQQSRRRKPQKNVLTRMTLCKGSPLGELHRCVEQRIRVKVHIRTFKGLRGVCSGFVVAFDKFWNLAMVDVDETYREPLLGKALYHEKALTISRLFEKLKLQESSGGEGATTKHRVQAQK, from the exons AtggaggagaaagagagagacaggCGAAGTAGGATATCACATCGTCAAGAAAAAGACTCCGCTTCCAATTCTGGTGCCTCATCGGGTCCACGGGATGATGACACGTTAAAAACAGACGTTTGTTCTGAAAGGTTTGACCCCCTTTTGGCCTTATACTCGCCCACGGTGCCGCTACCGTTTCCAAACATCAAATGTTTCAACAACGTCGCCGAGTACGAAAGTTTCCTGAAGGGGGGCCGTGGTAGAGCCAAGCCCGAGAATGTGGAGAAAAGGCGGCTGAAGGCACTGAGAGGAGTCGCAGACCCGGAGCGCATCGAGAGGCTCAAGAAGCTCATGGTGAACAAGAAGTcattggaggaggaggagggaggaggcaGCAGGAGCAGCCGCGCGCAGCAGTCACGGAGACGCAAGCCTCAGAAAAATGTGCTCACGAGGATGACGT TATGCAAAGGCAGTCCTTTGGGAGAACTGCATAGATGTGTGGAGCAGAGAATAAGAGTCAAAGTTCACATCAGGACCTTCAAAGGACTGAGGGGTGTGTGCTCTGGCTTTGTTGTGGCCTTTGACAAGTTCTGGAATTTG GCCATGGTGGACGTTGATGAAACGTACAGAGAGCCTCTTCTCGGGAAGGCGTTGTACCATGAGAAGGCCCTCACTATTTCACGG CTCTTTGAGAAGCTGAAGCTGCAGGAGAGCTCAGGAGGTGAAGGAGCAACAACAAAACACCGCGTCCAG GCACAGAAGTGA
- the thg1l gene encoding probable tRNA(His) guanylyltransferase isoform X1: MQIINVCRLCNGIKSCVVRPLACLFISTCTMAKSKFEYVRNFEVDDTCLRNCYIVVRLDGRNFHKFSEQHKFTKPNDNRALGLMARSARSVMEELEDIIIAYGQSDEFSFVFKRTTNWFKRRASKLMTHVTSQFSSSYVFYWKEFFGEQPLLYPPGFDGRVVLYPSNRNLKDYLSWRQADCHINNLYNTVFWTLVQKGELTTVQAEDRLKGTLAAAKNEILFSEFDINYNKEPALHRKGTTLIWEKHDESLLKQTKGVNDERKDVHVTRSRRSVQAYHCDIIGEGFWQQHANILEDDGC, encoded by the exons ATGCAAATTATAAATGTCTGCAGACTTTGCAACGGTATCAAGTCTTGTGTTGTCAGACCCCTggcctgtttatttatttccacTTGTACCATGGCCAAGAGCAAGTTTGAATATGTGCGTAACTTTGAAGTAGATGACACCTGTCTGAGAAACTGCTACATTGTTGTGAGACTGGATGGCCGCAACTTCCACAA GTTTTCAGAGCAGCACAAGTTCACCAAACCCAATGACAACAGGGCCCTGGGCCTCATGGCCCGCAGTGCCCGCTCGGTCATGGAGGAGCTTGAAGATATTATTATTGCCTATGGACAAAGTGATGAgtttagttttgttttcaagAGGACCACCAACTGGTTCAAGAGGAGAGCTAG CAAGCTGATGACCCACGTGACCTCGCAGTTCTCATCCTCTTATGTCTTTTACTGGAAAGAGTTTTTTGGAGAGCAACCTCTCCTCTATCCACCAGGATTTGATGGGCGGGTGGTACTGTATCCTAGTAACCGCAACCTGAAAGACTATCTGAGCTGGAGGCAAGCAGACT GTCACATAAATAATTTGTACAACACAGTCTTTTGGACACTTGTACAGAAAGGTGAACTAACCACAGTTCAAGCAGAAGATCGCTTAAAG GGAACGTTAGCTGCTGCCAAAAATGAAATCCTGTTCTCCGAGTTTGACATCAACTACAACAAAGAACCGGCTCTCCATAGGAAAGGCAccactctcatctgggaaaag CATGATGAAAGTCtcctcaaacaaacaaaaggagtGAATGACGAGAGGAAGGACGTGCATGTGACTCGGAGCAGAAGGAGTGTGCAGGCCTACCACTGTGACATTATAGGAGAAGGGTTTTGGCAGCAACACGCAAACATTCTGGAAGATGATGGCTGCTAG
- the thg1l gene encoding probable tRNA(His) guanylyltransferase isoform X2, with product MAKSKFEYVRNFEVDDTCLRNCYIVVRLDGRNFHKFSEQHKFTKPNDNRALGLMARSARSVMEELEDIIIAYGQSDEFSFVFKRTTNWFKRRASKLMTHVTSQFSSSYVFYWKEFFGEQPLLYPPGFDGRVVLYPSNRNLKDYLSWRQADCHINNLYNTVFWTLVQKGELTTVQAEDRLKGTLAAAKNEILFSEFDINYNKEPALHRKGTTLIWEKHDESLLKQTKGVNDERKDVHVTRSRRSVQAYHCDIIGEGFWQQHANILEDDGC from the exons ATGGCCAAGAGCAAGTTTGAATATGTGCGTAACTTTGAAGTAGATGACACCTGTCTGAGAAACTGCTACATTGTTGTGAGACTGGATGGCCGCAACTTCCACAA GTTTTCAGAGCAGCACAAGTTCACCAAACCCAATGACAACAGGGCCCTGGGCCTCATGGCCCGCAGTGCCCGCTCGGTCATGGAGGAGCTTGAAGATATTATTATTGCCTATGGACAAAGTGATGAgtttagttttgttttcaagAGGACCACCAACTGGTTCAAGAGGAGAGCTAG CAAGCTGATGACCCACGTGACCTCGCAGTTCTCATCCTCTTATGTCTTTTACTGGAAAGAGTTTTTTGGAGAGCAACCTCTCCTCTATCCACCAGGATTTGATGGGCGGGTGGTACTGTATCCTAGTAACCGCAACCTGAAAGACTATCTGAGCTGGAGGCAAGCAGACT GTCACATAAATAATTTGTACAACACAGTCTTTTGGACACTTGTACAGAAAGGTGAACTAACCACAGTTCAAGCAGAAGATCGCTTAAAG GGAACGTTAGCTGCTGCCAAAAATGAAATCCTGTTCTCCGAGTTTGACATCAACTACAACAAAGAACCGGCTCTCCATAGGAAAGGCAccactctcatctgggaaaag CATGATGAAAGTCtcctcaaacaaacaaaaggagtGAATGACGAGAGGAAGGACGTGCATGTGACTCGGAGCAGAAGGAGTGTGCAGGCCTACCACTGTGACATTATAGGAGAAGGGTTTTGGCAGCAACACGCAAACATTCTGGAAGATGATGGCTGCTAG
- the adam19b gene encoding disintegrin and metalloproteinase domain-containing protein 19 isoform X1: protein MRPPPPRPLHGAPSSLLCLCLLALLHWIQSAAQAAVGRRESAAVESYEITYPVWLHPHRHSRSANREHPPEAEVVISVEGQHLRLHLERNQQLLTPGYQQIWYTRDGSRRSFSPVNMNHCLYHGEVVGVDGSSVAVSTCSGLRGLISLNASVSYLIEPVSTAMPQHAVFRAESLHLPPRNCLQRHSNEEAVGTFLHGMTSAQSFRERRDLSLNMKYVELLLVADKAEFDKHGSSLEKTQLKLLEAANLVDKYYKALSIRVALIGLEVWTSQDMINVSDNPHSTLAAFLSWRRKQLHILHNDNAQLITGKSFLGTTIGLAPLRAMCSEYQSGGVNTDHSESAVGVAATMAHEMGHNFGMSHDSAGCCQAKAEDGGCIMAAATGHPFPRVFNACNMRELKGYLSSGGGKCLFNEPNTKAMYGGQRCGNGYLEDGEECDCGEEEECTSPCCNANNCTLKAGAECAHGVCCHNCKLKSPGVLCRAPSGQCDLAEYCDGKTESCPANFYLVDGTSCADGKAYCYTGMCLTLEQQCRSLWGRDGRPAHDVCFKKVNEAGDMYGNCGKDLFGKYRSCKDRDAKCGKIQCLSSASKPIESNAVRIETTVSVGNKRVQCMGTHVYKLGQRDEEVQGDTLDPGLVMTGTKCGDDSICFNGECRNASFLKADDCHSKCNGHGLCNNNHNCHCESGWAPPLCNQRGPGGSLDSGPVIAHSKLLLVLLVLPVLFFLVLAVGLWCCYKHKLQPLKTSTPTPVPSCSVPVEAKPPHAGGHVNGHTNPTFLLKKQDSDQQGKVSPPLSQAYPTRPKHGVVRPAVKPPPVPVLAAQQSESRSLIQRQPLHTPFKPELRKKQAPMPPSSALSPSTPRPEPPNRPPPTCPDSRSAAHQSRGQLVTADALLMRKAALAPSVGCKKPNRS, encoded by the exons AtgcgtcctcctcctccgcgtCCTCTCCATGGCGCGCCATCCTCTCTCTTGTGCTTGTGCCTCCTAGCGCTCCTCCACTGGATTCAGTCGGCTGCGCAAGCCGCTGTTGGCCGAC GAGAAAGCGCTGCGGTGGAGAGCTATGAGATCACCTATCCTGTTTGGCTGCATCCTCACAGGCACAGCAGGTCTGCCAACAGAGAG CATCCTCCCGAGGCTGAAGTTGTCATCTCAGTGGAGGGCCAGCACCTTCGGCTGCACCTGGAGAGAAATCA GCAGCTGTTGACCCCCGGATATCAGCAAATATGGTATACTCGGGACGGAAGTCGCAGGTCCTTCTCCCCCGTCAACATG AATCACTGTCTGTACCACGGAGAAGTTGTGGGTGTAGATGGTTCCAGTGTGGCGGTCAGCACATGCTCAGGTCTGAG GGGTCTAATTTCTCTAAACGCAAGCGTCAGCTACCTCATTGAGCCCGTCTCTACGGCAATGCCTCAGCACGCCGTTTTCCGAGCCGAGAGTCTCCATCTACCTCCTAGAAACTGTCTGCAGCGCCATAGTAACGAAGAGGCTGTTGGCACCTTCCTCCATGGGATGACATCAGCACAGAGCTTCAGG GAACGAAGAGACTTGAGTCTGAATATGAAATACGTGGAGCTGCTGTTGGTGGCAGACAAGGCTGAG TTTGACAAACATGGGAGTAGTCTCGAGAAGACCCAACTGAAATTACTGGAAGCTGCCAACTTAGTTGACAAG tactaCAAAGCTTTGAGCATCCGCGTGGCGCTGATCGGTCTTGAGGTGTGGACCAGCCAGGACATGATCAACGTGTCCGACAACCCGCACAGCACCCTGGCGGCGTTCCTCTCCTGGAGACGCAAACAGCTTCACATACTCCACAATGACAACGCTCAGCTCATCAC GGGAAAGTCATTCCTGGGCACCACCATCGGGTTAGCGCCTCTCAGAGCCATGTGCTCTGAATACCAGTCTGGAGGAGTGAACACG GACCATTCGGAGTCAGCTGTTGGCGTCGCCGCCACCATGGCGCATGAGATGGGCCATAACTTCGGTATGAGTCATGACAGCGCTGGCTGCTGCCAGGCCAAAGCTGAGGACGGGGGTTGCATCATGGCAGCTGCTACAGG GCACCCATTTCCACGAGTGTTTAATGCGTGTAACATGCGGGAGCTCAAGGGCTACTTGAGCTCCGGAGGTGGAAAGTGTCTCTTCAACGAGCCAAACACCAAAGCCATGTATGGAGGACAGCGCTGCGGCAACGGCTACCTGGAAGATGGGGAGGAATGTGACTGTGGAGAGGAAGAG GAGTGTACCAGTCCCTGCTGTAATGCAAACAACTGCACTTTAAAAGCTGGAGCCGAGTGCGCTCATGGTGTCTGTTGTCATAACTGCAAG CTGAAGAGCCCAGGAGTGCTGTGTCGAGCCCCATCAGGCCAGTGTGACTTGGCCGAGTACTGCGATGGCAAGACTGAGTCTTGCCCTGCTAACTTCTACCTGGTGGATGGCACATCATGCGCAGATGGGAAGGCCTACTGTTACACGGGCATGTGCCTCACACTGGAGCAACAGTGCCGCTCCCTTTGGGGTCGAG ATGGCCGTCCCGCCCACGACGTGTGCTTTAAGAAGGTCAATGAAGCTGGCGACATGTATGGCAACTGTGGCAAAGATCTGTTTGGGAAATACAGGAGCTGTAAGGACAG AGATGCTAAATGCGGAAAGATTCAGTGTTTATCTTCAGCATCCAAGCCAATAGAGAGCAACGCAGTGCGCATCGAGACTACAGTGAGTGTGGGCAACAAGAGGGTGCAGTGCATGGGAACACACGTTTACAAGCTTGGGCAGAGAGACGAGGAGGTGCAGGGAGACACTCTGGACCCAGGCCTCGTTATGACCGGCACCAAATGTGGAGATGACTCA ATTTGCTTCAATGGCGAATGCCGTAATGCATCTTTCCTCAAAGCTGATGACTGCCATTCCAAATGTAATGGACATGGG TTGTGTAACAACAACCACAACTGTCACTGTGAAAGTGGCTGGGCCCCACCACTGTGTAACCAGAGGGGCCCGGGCGGGAGTCTGGACAGCGGACCGGTCATCGCTCACA GCAAGCTCCTTCTAGTCCTGCTGGTCCTTCCTGTGCTTTTCTTTCTTGTTTTGGCTGTTGGATTGTGGTGTTGCTATAAACATAAACTCCAACCACTtaaaacatcaactccaacaCCAGTACCGAG TTGTTCAGTCCCAGTCGAAGCCAAGCCTCCGCATGCGGGCGGTCATGTGAATGGTCACACCAACCCAACATTCTTGCTCAAGAAACAAGACTCAGACCAACAG ggaAAAGTCTCTCCTCCTCTCAGCCAGGCGTATCCAACCCGGCCCAAACATGGTGTCGTGCGTCCTGCCGTGAAGCCCCCACCTGTGCCAGTGTTGGCCGCACAGCAGAGTGAGTCTCGGAGTCTTATCCAGAGACAGCCTTTGCACACTCCCTTTAAACCTGAGCTGAGGAAAAAGCAAGCTCCTATGCCACCTTCATCAGCACTTTCACCCTCCACACCTCGACCCGAGCCACCCAACAGGCCTCCGCCGACTTGTCCTGACAGCAGATCGGCAGCG CACCAATCGAGAGGCCAACTGGTCACCGCTGATGCGCTGCTGATGAGAAAGgctgctttggctccatctgtcGGATGTAAAAAGCCAAACAG ATCTTGA
- the adam19b gene encoding disintegrin and metalloproteinase domain-containing protein 19 isoform X2, whose protein sequence is MNHCLYHGEVVGVDGSSVAVSTCSGLRGLISLNASVSYLIEPVSTAMPQHAVFRAESLHLPPRNCLQRHSNEEAVGTFLHGMTSAQSFRERRDLSLNMKYVELLLVADKAEFDKHGSSLEKTQLKLLEAANLVDKYYKALSIRVALIGLEVWTSQDMINVSDNPHSTLAAFLSWRRKQLHILHNDNAQLITGKSFLGTTIGLAPLRAMCSEYQSGGVNTDHSESAVGVAATMAHEMGHNFGMSHDSAGCCQAKAEDGGCIMAAATGHPFPRVFNACNMRELKGYLSSGGGKCLFNEPNTKAMYGGQRCGNGYLEDGEECDCGEEEECTSPCCNANNCTLKAGAECAHGVCCHNCKLKSPGVLCRAPSGQCDLAEYCDGKTESCPANFYLVDGTSCADGKAYCYTGMCLTLEQQCRSLWGRDGRPAHDVCFKKVNEAGDMYGNCGKDLFGKYRSCKDRDAKCGKIQCLSSASKPIESNAVRIETTVSVGNKRVQCMGTHVYKLGQRDEEVQGDTLDPGLVMTGTKCGDDSICFNGECRNASFLKADDCHSKCNGHGLCNNNHNCHCESGWAPPLCNQRGPGGSLDSGPVIAHSKLLLVLLVLPVLFFLVLAVGLWCCYKHKLQPLKTSTPTPVPSCSVPVEAKPPHAGGHVNGHTNPTFLLKKQDSDQQGKVSPPLSQAYPTRPKHGVVRPAVKPPPVPVLAAQQSESRSLIQRQPLHTPFKPELRKKQAPMPPSSALSPSTPRPEPPNRPPPTCPDSRSAAHQSRGQLVTADALLMRKAALAPSVGCKKPNRS, encoded by the exons ATG AATCACTGTCTGTACCACGGAGAAGTTGTGGGTGTAGATGGTTCCAGTGTGGCGGTCAGCACATGCTCAGGTCTGAG GGGTCTAATTTCTCTAAACGCAAGCGTCAGCTACCTCATTGAGCCCGTCTCTACGGCAATGCCTCAGCACGCCGTTTTCCGAGCCGAGAGTCTCCATCTACCTCCTAGAAACTGTCTGCAGCGCCATAGTAACGAAGAGGCTGTTGGCACCTTCCTCCATGGGATGACATCAGCACAGAGCTTCAGG GAACGAAGAGACTTGAGTCTGAATATGAAATACGTGGAGCTGCTGTTGGTGGCAGACAAGGCTGAG TTTGACAAACATGGGAGTAGTCTCGAGAAGACCCAACTGAAATTACTGGAAGCTGCCAACTTAGTTGACAAG tactaCAAAGCTTTGAGCATCCGCGTGGCGCTGATCGGTCTTGAGGTGTGGACCAGCCAGGACATGATCAACGTGTCCGACAACCCGCACAGCACCCTGGCGGCGTTCCTCTCCTGGAGACGCAAACAGCTTCACATACTCCACAATGACAACGCTCAGCTCATCAC GGGAAAGTCATTCCTGGGCACCACCATCGGGTTAGCGCCTCTCAGAGCCATGTGCTCTGAATACCAGTCTGGAGGAGTGAACACG GACCATTCGGAGTCAGCTGTTGGCGTCGCCGCCACCATGGCGCATGAGATGGGCCATAACTTCGGTATGAGTCATGACAGCGCTGGCTGCTGCCAGGCCAAAGCTGAGGACGGGGGTTGCATCATGGCAGCTGCTACAGG GCACCCATTTCCACGAGTGTTTAATGCGTGTAACATGCGGGAGCTCAAGGGCTACTTGAGCTCCGGAGGTGGAAAGTGTCTCTTCAACGAGCCAAACACCAAAGCCATGTATGGAGGACAGCGCTGCGGCAACGGCTACCTGGAAGATGGGGAGGAATGTGACTGTGGAGAGGAAGAG GAGTGTACCAGTCCCTGCTGTAATGCAAACAACTGCACTTTAAAAGCTGGAGCCGAGTGCGCTCATGGTGTCTGTTGTCATAACTGCAAG CTGAAGAGCCCAGGAGTGCTGTGTCGAGCCCCATCAGGCCAGTGTGACTTGGCCGAGTACTGCGATGGCAAGACTGAGTCTTGCCCTGCTAACTTCTACCTGGTGGATGGCACATCATGCGCAGATGGGAAGGCCTACTGTTACACGGGCATGTGCCTCACACTGGAGCAACAGTGCCGCTCCCTTTGGGGTCGAG ATGGCCGTCCCGCCCACGACGTGTGCTTTAAGAAGGTCAATGAAGCTGGCGACATGTATGGCAACTGTGGCAAAGATCTGTTTGGGAAATACAGGAGCTGTAAGGACAG AGATGCTAAATGCGGAAAGATTCAGTGTTTATCTTCAGCATCCAAGCCAATAGAGAGCAACGCAGTGCGCATCGAGACTACAGTGAGTGTGGGCAACAAGAGGGTGCAGTGCATGGGAACACACGTTTACAAGCTTGGGCAGAGAGACGAGGAGGTGCAGGGAGACACTCTGGACCCAGGCCTCGTTATGACCGGCACCAAATGTGGAGATGACTCA ATTTGCTTCAATGGCGAATGCCGTAATGCATCTTTCCTCAAAGCTGATGACTGCCATTCCAAATGTAATGGACATGGG TTGTGTAACAACAACCACAACTGTCACTGTGAAAGTGGCTGGGCCCCACCACTGTGTAACCAGAGGGGCCCGGGCGGGAGTCTGGACAGCGGACCGGTCATCGCTCACA GCAAGCTCCTTCTAGTCCTGCTGGTCCTTCCTGTGCTTTTCTTTCTTGTTTTGGCTGTTGGATTGTGGTGTTGCTATAAACATAAACTCCAACCACTtaaaacatcaactccaacaCCAGTACCGAG TTGTTCAGTCCCAGTCGAAGCCAAGCCTCCGCATGCGGGCGGTCATGTGAATGGTCACACCAACCCAACATTCTTGCTCAAGAAACAAGACTCAGACCAACAG ggaAAAGTCTCTCCTCCTCTCAGCCAGGCGTATCCAACCCGGCCCAAACATGGTGTCGTGCGTCCTGCCGTGAAGCCCCCACCTGTGCCAGTGTTGGCCGCACAGCAGAGTGAGTCTCGGAGTCTTATCCAGAGACAGCCTTTGCACACTCCCTTTAAACCTGAGCTGAGGAAAAAGCAAGCTCCTATGCCACCTTCATCAGCACTTTCACCCTCCACACCTCGACCCGAGCCACCCAACAGGCCTCCGCCGACTTGTCCTGACAGCAGATCGGCAGCG CACCAATCGAGAGGCCAACTGGTCACCGCTGATGCGCTGCTGATGAGAAAGgctgctttggctccatctgtcGGATGTAAAAAGCCAAACAG ATCTTGA
- the gpr151 gene encoding G-protein coupled receptor 151 gives MNKLSGNNSTVMNSSLSKWSVNDGGSFQHLDPGELRVLVPAVLGIICVLGLTCNLTAMAILLSSAHKGKLSLINSLIFNLIFADGLVLLFSVPFRAASYSKASWTLGWVVCKTSDWFLHSCMAAKSFSVAVMAKACYRYVSNPTKQVSIHLGSILVVLFFIWLSACVVPIPQWLFATLQRGLHGLMCVLWVPTEAWEFMSVYIKAYPLGVYCAPLSFSLIYFWKAYRQCQRRSSKTQNLRTQIRSRKLTLMLFNLTVATAILWLPQWVVWIWEHHSAEGGSQSFVSSPPLLIALSAQMLTLSLSLVNPLIVLSLSEEFREGYRGLWRRLTLRKQLPSKPKPGPHKPTSLQSPCPRPEMSGQQRDERSLETLSAQPGSSGDAQPEHDTARGGDVDKDGLVLPDVEQFWHERESGSHLDENDPVPWEHQDCQERN, from the coding sequence aTGAATAAACTGTCCGGAAACAATTCGACGGTGATGAACAGCTCCCTCAGCAAGTGGTCAGTCAACGATGGTGGTTCCTTCCAACATTTGGACCCTGGCGAACTGAGGGTTCTTGTGCCGGCGGTCCTGGGCATTATTTGCGTCTTGGGCTTGACTTGCAATTTGACCGCCATGGCCATCTTGTTGTCCAGTGCCCACAAGGGCAAACTGTCCCTCATCAACTCGCTCATCTTCAACCTGATATTTGCTGACGGCCTGGTGCTGCTCTTCAGCGTGCCCTTCCGGGCCGCCTCCTATTCCAAGGCCAGCTGGACGCTGGGCTGGGTCGTGTGCAAGACGTCCGACTGGTTCCTCCACTCGTGCATGGCGGCCAAGAGCTTCTCGGTGGCCGTCATGGCCAAAGCCTGCTACCGCTATGTGTCCAACCCGACCAAGCAGGTGAGCATCCACCTGGGCTCCATCCTGGTGGTGCTGTTCTTCATCTGGCTGTCGGCTTGTGTGGTCCCCATCCCTCAGTGGCTTTTTGCCACGCTGCAACGGGGGCTCCACGGGCTCATGTGTGTGCTGTGGGTCCCCACTGAAGCATGGGAGTTCATGTCTGTGTACATAAAGGCTTATCCGCTGGGGGTCTACTGCGCCCCCCTCAGCTTTTCCCTCATATACTTCTGGAAGGCTTACCGCCAATGCCAGCGCCGCTCCAGTAAGACTCAGAACCTGCGCACACAGATCAGGTCCAGGAAGCTCACCTTGATGCTCTTCAATCTCACCGTGGCCACCGCCATCCTCTGGCTGCCGCAGTGGGTGGTGTGGATTTGGGAGCACCACTCGGCAGAGGGGGGATCGCAGAGCTTCGTCTCATCCCCTCCTCTTCTCATCGCCCTCTCGGCTCAGATGCTCACCTTGTCACTGTCGCTCGTCAACCCTCTCATCGTGCTCTCCCTCTCCGAAGAATTCCGGGAGGGCTACCGCGGGCTGTGGAGGCGCCTCACCCTGCGCAAGCAACTTCCTTCCAAGCCCAAACCCGGACCGCACAAACCCACCTCGCTCCAGTCGCCTTGTCCCAGACCGGAGATGTCCGGCCAGCAGAGAGACGAGAGGAGCCTTGAAACATTAAGCGCCCAGCCGGGAAGCAGCGGAGATGCCCAGCCCGAGCACGACACTGCTCGAGGAGGCGACGTCGACAAAGACGGCCTCGTCTTGCCCGACGTGGAACAGTTCTGGCATGAGAGAGAGTCCGGCTCACATTTGGATGAAAATGACCCGGTGCCGTGGGAGCATCAGGACTGCCAGGAGAGAAATTAA